The following proteins come from a genomic window of Pyxidicoccus sp. MSG2:
- a CDS encoding type II toxin-antitoxin system RelE family toxin, producing the protein MESPTPPSFPSYAVEVAPSAWRQLGHLSHQDYGVLQQRLTALATLASEGRLPDPRFIEEAGVDTALSLTVGDFVLLYQVDSARAAIRLTEVTLRLTTIPPPSASR; encoded by the coding sequence ATGGAATCCCCCACACCCCCATCCTTCCCCTCGTACGCAGTCGAGGTCGCGCCGTCCGCATGGCGCCAGCTCGGCCACCTCTCCCATCAAGACTATGGGGTCCTCCAGCAGCGGCTGACGGCGCTGGCGACGCTCGCCTCCGAAGGGCGGCTGCCAGACCCACGCTTCATCGAGGAGGCCGGGGTGGACACGGCGCTGTCGCTCACCGTGGGGGACTTCGTCCTGCTGTACCAGGTGGACTCCGCGCGGGCCGCCATCCGGCTGACGGAAGTCACGCTCCGGCTGACCACCATTCCGCCCCCGTCAGCCTCCCGGTAG